A portion of the Segatella copri DSM 18205 genome contains these proteins:
- a CDS encoding ATP-binding protein yields the protein MNQNMKRLPYGINDFEAVIEQNQYYVDKTMYLPLLENQPSNIFFIRPRRFGKSIFLSMLHAYYDCSKKEKFQTLFGDLWVGKHPTPLQGKYQILHLDFSYVGGGIEKLEENFNMYLRVKLDGFMRVYQEFYLADFKERFFKSDSGTEKLALLQDETAAKGIPLYLIIDEYDNFTNTVLNEQGENVYWAITHADGFYRDVFKKFKGMFERIFITGVSPVTLDDVTSGFNIGWHISTKPEFNQMLGFSLEEVRKMFAYYKEVGGIPAASDIEAMIDEMKPWYDNYCFSEDALHTQSKVFNSDMVIYYLRNYIDRGEAPKQMIDPNTKTDYNKMKKLLQLDKLDGDRKGVIRTIAETGQIVAPLTETFSAYRLTDPQIFTSLLFYYGMLTIKGTRGDKMILGIPNNNVRKQYYGYLMDLYEERSYVDTNQLTDYYYDMAYEGKWREGLQFMADAYSKVSSVRDGIESERNLQGFFMAYLNLNNYYYTAPELELNHGYCDFFLLPNLTHYATKHSYILELKVLSKKDYESKPEDGKLSKAEAQWQEAEEQIKRYAVAPRVEALRQGTTLHKIIMQFVAGKLVRIEEVVC from the coding sequence ATGAATCAGAATATGAAACGTTTGCCTTACGGCATCAATGACTTTGAGGCTGTTATAGAGCAAAATCAATATTATGTGGATAAGACGATGTATTTGCCTTTGTTGGAAAACCAACCAAGCAACATCTTCTTCATTCGTCCACGTCGGTTCGGTAAGAGCATATTCCTGAGTATGCTCCATGCTTATTACGACTGTAGCAAGAAAGAGAAATTCCAAACTCTTTTCGGTGATTTATGGGTTGGTAAGCATCCTACTCCTTTGCAGGGAAAGTATCAGATTCTTCACCTTGATTTCTCGTATGTGGGTGGTGGTATCGAAAAGTTGGAGGAAAACTTCAATATGTATCTGCGTGTCAAATTGGACGGTTTCATGCGAGTTTACCAAGAGTTTTATCTGGCAGATTTTAAGGAGAGGTTCTTTAAGTCGGATTCTGGTACGGAGAAACTGGCTTTGCTTCAGGATGAGACTGCAGCCAAGGGCATTCCTCTCTATCTGATCATCGATGAATATGACAATTTCACCAATACCGTGCTCAATGAGCAGGGCGAGAATGTATATTGGGCAATCACCCATGCCGACGGCTTCTACCGTGATGTCTTCAAGAAGTTTAAGGGTATGTTTGAACGTATTTTCATCACAGGTGTCAGTCCTGTGACCTTGGATGATGTGACGAGTGGGTTCAATATTGGCTGGCATATCTCCACCAAGCCAGAGTTCAATCAGATGTTGGGCTTCTCTTTGGAGGAAGTGCGCAAGATGTTTGCTTATTACAAGGAAGTGGGAGGCATTCCTGCAGCAAGCGATATCGAGGCGATGATAGACGAGATGAAGCCTTGGTATGATAACTATTGTTTCTCAGAGGATGCTCTGCATACTCAGAGTAAAGTGTTCAATAGTGATATGGTCATCTATTATCTCCGAAATTATATAGATAGGGGGGAAGCTCCAAAGCAGATGATAGATCCAAACACGAAGACAGACTACAACAAGATGAAGAAACTTCTTCAGTTGGATAAGTTGGATGGCGACCGCAAAGGTGTTATCCGCACGATAGCTGAGACGGGGCAGATTGTGGCTCCTTTGACAGAAACCTTTTCTGCCTATAGGTTGACCGACCCTCAGATATTTACGAGTCTGCTGTTTTATTATGGTATGTTGACCATCAAGGGCACTCGTGGCGATAAGATGATATTGGGTATTCCAAACAATAATGTCCGTAAGCAGTACTATGGCTATTTGATGGACTTATATGAGGAAAGGTCATACGTAGATACCAACCAACTTACTGATTATTATTATGATATGGCGTATGAGGGTAAGTGGCGTGAAGGATTACAGTTTATGGCAGATGCCTATTCCAAGGTATCGTCAGTTCGTGACGGCATAGAATCGGAGCGCAATCTTCAAGGTTTCTTCATGGCATATCTAAATTTGAACAATTACTATTATACCGCACCGGAGCTAGAGTTGAACCATGGCTATTGTGATTTTTTCCTTTTGCCAAATCTTACTCATTATGCTACGAAGCATAGTTATATCCTGGAGCTGAAGGTGTTGTCAAAGAAAGATTACGAGTCAAAGCCAGAGGATGGCAAACTCTCTAAGGCAGAAGCCCAATGGCAGGAGGCTGAGGAACAAATCAAGCGATATGCCGTAGCTCCAAGGGTCGAGGCTCTGCGTCAAGGTACAACGCTCCATAAAATCATCATGCAGTTTGTTGCTGGCAAGTTGGTGAGGATAGAGGAGGTGGTATGTTGA
- a CDS encoding YitT family protein: MTPPRPLWKSVQDYVLIAIGMISYAIGWNVFLLPTNVTASGLPGISSIIYWATGCPVQIPYFIVNATLLICAFKILGAKFCVKTVYAVIVVTILTSFFSSRLGDFHLLENQPLWAAFLGAVFCGCGIGLGFSVGGSTGGTDIIAAIVNKYRDISLGRVIMICDIFIISSSYLVVHDWEKVLYGYVVLCVQAFCIDQVVNSRRRSVQFFIISQKYEEIGKRINVDADRGVTVVNASGFYSGQDVKMLFVLAKQRQAPAIFRLISEIDPHAFVSQSAVIGVYGEGFDKIKYKSKKEHGV; this comes from the coding sequence ATGACTCCTCCTCGACCCTTGTGGAAGTCTGTACAAGACTATGTTTTGATTGCGATAGGTATGATATCCTACGCTATTGGATGGAACGTGTTCCTCTTGCCAACCAATGTAACAGCAAGCGGACTTCCTGGTATCTCCAGTATTATCTATTGGGCAACCGGTTGCCCTGTGCAAATTCCGTATTTTATCGTCAACGCCACCTTATTAATATGTGCGTTCAAGATTTTGGGAGCAAAGTTCTGTGTCAAGACTGTTTATGCCGTTATAGTGGTAACCATCCTGACCTCATTCTTCTCCAGCCGTTTAGGTGATTTTCATCTTTTGGAAAACCAACCTTTATGGGCTGCTTTCCTGGGTGCCGTTTTCTGTGGCTGCGGAATCGGTCTCGGTTTCTCGGTTGGTGGAAGTACGGGTGGTACGGATATCATCGCAGCCATCGTCAACAAGTATCGCGACATTTCTCTAGGTAGAGTGATTATGATATGCGACATCTTCATCATCAGTTCCAGCTATCTGGTGGTACACGATTGGGAGAAGGTGTTATATGGTTATGTAGTTCTTTGCGTTCAGGCATTCTGCATCGACCAGGTGGTAAACAGCAGAAGACGAAGCGTACAGTTCTTTATCATTTCACAGAAGTATGAGGAGATAGGCAAGCGCATCAATGTAGATGCTGATAGGGGAGTAACGGTGGTGAATGCCAGCGGTTTTTATTCCGGTCAGGATGTGAAGATGCTTTTCGTGTTAGCCAAGCAGCGTCAGGCTCCTGCTATCTTCCGTCTTATCAGCGAGATTGATCCCCATGCCTTTGTCAGTCAGAGTGCCGTTATCGGTGTGTATGGTGAAGGTTTTGACAAGATTAAATATAAAAGCAAAAAAGAGCACGGAGTTTAA
- a CDS encoding DUF4250 domain-containing protein: protein MDKLPMNDVPMLVSAINFLLRDHEFETLDEICNHFNVNRAALEAQMATQGFEWSEQQKKFW from the coding sequence ATGGATAAGTTACCAATGAATGATGTTCCGATGCTCGTAAGCGCCATCAACTTCCTGCTTCGTGACCACGAGTTTGAAACACTCGATGAGATTTGTAATCACTTCAATGTGAACCGTGCGGCATTAGAAGCCCAAATGGCTACCCAAGGTTTTGAGTGGTCAGAGCAGCAGAAGAAATTCTGGTAG